The Euphorbia lathyris chromosome 2, ddEupLath1.1, whole genome shotgun sequence genome includes a window with the following:
- the LOC136219776 gene encoding uncharacterized protein, with protein sequence MGKKKRSESDTEVEGVENELEAEELVDGDSQRKKKKKKKKKKKKKERAETETEKDKNEVKGIPTVSIAIAGSIIDNAQSLELATRLAGQIARAATIFRIDEVVVFDNKTSSVNEDPTMDTGNGYDENESGAAFLIRILRYLETPQYLRKALFPKLNCLRFVGLLPPLDAPHHLRKHEWCSFREGITLNEKAPNSVGTQVDVGLSKNVVVDQALEPGIRVTVAMGTNRSLDSDLPRQVVSLSKPREEAGMYWGYRVRYASNISSVFNNCPYKGGYDHIIGTSEHGEIINASELSLPTFRHLLIAFGGLAGLEESIEEDSNLKGKKACDVFSSYLNICPHQGSRTIRTEEAIFISLQYFQEPINRALQRIQ encoded by the exons ATGGGCAAGAAGAAAAGATCAGAATCAGATACAGAAGTTGAGGGAGTGGAAAATGAGCTCGAGGCGGAGGAGCTCGTTGATGGAGATTctcagagaaagaagaagaagaagaagaagaagaagaagaaaaagaaggaaagaGCTGAGACTGAGACAGAGAAAGACAAGAATGAAGTGAAGGGAATACCTACAGTGAGCATAGCCATCGCTGGTTCAATCATCGACAACGCTCAGTCTCTTGAACTTGCTACCCGA TTGGCTGGTCAGATTGCTCGTGCAGCGACCATATTTCGAATTGATGAG GTAGTGGTGTTTGATAATAAGACTAGTTCAGTGAACGAGGATCCTACTATGGACACAGGCAATGGTTATGATGAGAATGAAAGTGGTGCAGCATTTCTCATAAGAATCTTGCGGTACCTCGAGACTCCACAGTATTTAAGAAAAGCTTTGTTTCCTAAGCTTAATTGCCTGAGATTTGTG GGTCTATTGCCTCCTCTTGATGCTCCACATCATTTGCGCAAACATGAGTGGTGTTCATTTCGAGAAG GAATCACATTAAATGAAAAAGCTCCAAATTCTGTAGGGACTCAGGTTGATGTTGGTTTGAGTAAG AATGTTGTAGTTGATCAAGCACTTGAACCTGGCATTAGAGTAACTGTGGCAATGGGGACCAACCGCAGTTTGGATTCGG ATTTACCACGCCAGGTTGTCTCATTATCCAAGCCCAGGGAGGAAGCAGGAATGTATTGGGGATATAGAGTGCGTTATGCTTCTAATATTAGTTCAGTATTTAACAATTGTCCATATAAG GGTGGGTATGACCATATAATTGGTACCTCAGAGCATGGTGAGATTATCAATGCATCGGAGCTTTCATTACCAACTTTCAG GCATTTGCTGATTGCTTTTGGTGGGCTCGCTGGATTGGAAGAAAGTATTGAAGAAGACAGTAATTTGAAG GGAAAAAAGGCTTGCGATGTTTTCAGTTCTTACTTGAATATCTGTCCTCATCAAGGAAGTAGAACAATTCGAACTGAG GAAGCAATTTTTATATCACTTCAATATTTCCAAGAACCAATTAACCGAGCCTTGCAAAGAATTCAATGA